One window from the genome of Vibrio vulnificus NBRC 15645 = ATCC 27562 encodes:
- a CDS encoding alkaline phosphatase: MKHLIKPVVAVVATSTLSFNALSAEIKNVILMIGDGMGPQQVGLLETYANNAPNSIYQGKTTALYTLAQEGVIGSSLTHPEDAIVVDSACSATMLATGIMTGSEVIGIDSQGNSVETVLEKAKRMGKATGIISDTRMTHATPAAFAAHQPHRSLENEIAADMLATDVDVLLSGGLRHWIPKSANDKGEIYQQLQALTQGDVALKSKRKDDRNLLTEAQQAGYSLAFNKAMLEQAQGTKLLGLFANSAMYDGITYSQTKGDAERKEPTLAEMTSKALDILAKDKDGFFLMVEGGQIDWAGHSNDAGSMLHEMIKFDEAINTVYQWAKDRDDTLIIVTADHETGSFGFSYSGYNLPKPEKRPGKAFENRDYAPNFNFGAFDILDGLYNQKTSYYGMLSAFEKLDKNQQTAAKLAEIINKNSDFSITAGQAENILKNKPNPYRLANHSYLAEETVPAINDFDAFFPYNDRTNLIAREQGTKQNIVWGTGTHTHTPVNVFAWGPAETILPVSRILHHSELGEFIKNQVK; this comes from the coding sequence ATGAAGCACCTGATCAAACCCGTTGTTGCCGTTGTAGCAACTTCTACGCTCTCTTTTAATGCACTTTCCGCAGAAATTAAAAACGTCATTTTGATGATTGGTGATGGCATGGGACCACAACAAGTTGGCCTATTGGAAACCTACGCCAACAACGCACCAAATTCCATCTATCAAGGCAAAACCACCGCACTTTACACACTTGCTCAAGAAGGCGTTATCGGATCATCGCTGACGCATCCAGAAGATGCGATTGTGGTGGACTCTGCCTGTTCTGCAACCATGCTGGCGACCGGCATCATGACAGGTTCAGAAGTGATCGGCATCGATTCGCAAGGAAACAGCGTCGAAACCGTACTCGAAAAAGCCAAACGTATGGGTAAAGCCACCGGCATCATTTCCGACACTCGCATGACGCACGCGACTCCTGCTGCCTTTGCTGCCCACCAGCCTCATCGCTCTTTGGAAAATGAAATTGCCGCTGACATGCTTGCCACCGATGTCGATGTGCTGCTGTCGGGCGGTTTGCGTCATTGGATTCCAAAGTCGGCAAACGACAAAGGTGAAATCTATCAACAGTTACAAGCCCTAACTCAAGGTGACGTTGCATTAAAATCAAAACGCAAAGACGATCGCAACTTGCTGACGGAAGCGCAACAAGCGGGTTACTCTCTGGCATTTAATAAAGCCATGCTAGAGCAAGCGCAAGGGACGAAACTGCTGGGTCTTTTTGCTAACTCAGCCATGTACGATGGCATCACCTACAGCCAAACCAAAGGTGACGCAGAGCGCAAAGAACCAACCCTGGCAGAAATGACCAGCAAAGCATTAGACATCCTAGCCAAGGACAAAGACGGTTTCTTCTTGATGGTTGAAGGCGGCCAAATCGACTGGGCTGGCCACAGCAATGATGCTGGTTCAATGCTGCATGAAATGATCAAGTTTGATGAAGCGATTAATACGGTTTACCAATGGGCCAAAGATCGTGATGACACCTTGATTATTGTCACGGCGGACCACGAAACTGGCTCTTTTGGTTTTAGCTACTCAGGCTATAATCTGCCAAAACCAGAGAAACGCCCAGGAAAAGCATTCGAAAATCGTGATTACGCGCCGAACTTTAACTTTGGTGCTTTCGATATTCTCGATGGTTTGTACAACCAAAAAACCAGCTACTATGGCATGCTTAGTGCGTTTGAAAAGTTGGATAAAAATCAGCAAACCGCGGCAAAACTAGCAGAAATCATCAATAAAAATAGTGATTTTTCGATTACCGCAGGCCAAGCAGAAAACATCCTGAAAAACAAACCCAATCCCTATCGTTTGGCTAACCACAGCTATCTTGCAGAGGAAACCGTGCCAGCCATTAACGACTTTGATGCGTTTTTCCCATACAACGACAGAACCAACCTGATCGCTCGCGAACAAGGAACAAAACAAAACATCGTTTGGGGTACTGGTACACACACTCATACGCCAGTAAACGTGTTTGCTTGGGGACCGGCAGAAACCATTCTCCCTGTGTCACGCATTTTGCACCACTCTGAGTTGGGTGAATTCATTAAAAATCAGGTGAAATAA
- a CDS encoding ChaN family lipoprotein, which yields MRSTISLLLASMMLSGCASQALTSDPLSFYDYQLYSPEGTALSLQQLPQSVQNADVILIGEWHTHSGVHRFQTDLLKTLSAQHRVALSMEQFTRDKQTIVNQYLAGEIGEQVLIQQGNAWPNYESDYRPLIELAKSKQMDVIAANAPKSTVRCIGRQGLAYLDKLTQEERGFLASEINTGESEYKSKFMASMHHGKPEQTEKQFAAQVTWDETMAESIVNYHQQNPNTQVIHVAGKFHIEQGLGTAHSILRRDPSLKVVVISPVSTIDEQGSDYQLLVLEPPVRYVQKSNQMKAFQDLKKRNDDLTCK from the coding sequence ATGCGATCAACTATTTCTCTTCTTCTGGCGTCAATGATGCTGAGCGGCTGCGCTAGCCAAGCGCTCACAAGCGATCCCCTAAGCTTCTACGACTATCAGCTTTACTCGCCAGAAGGCACTGCCCTTTCACTGCAACAATTACCTCAATCGGTTCAAAATGCGGATGTCATTTTAATTGGCGAATGGCACACACATTCGGGTGTTCACCGCTTCCAAACCGACCTGCTTAAAACGCTCAGCGCGCAACACCGCGTCGCTCTGTCTATGGAACAATTTACCCGCGATAAACAAACCATCGTGAACCAATATTTGGCGGGTGAGATTGGTGAGCAAGTGCTTATCCAACAAGGCAATGCGTGGCCAAACTACGAAAGTGATTATCGACCTTTGATTGAACTGGCCAAATCCAAACAGATGGATGTGATTGCCGCGAATGCACCGAAAAGCACCGTACGTTGCATTGGCCGCCAAGGTTTGGCTTACCTCGATAAGCTAACCCAAGAAGAGCGTGGCTTTTTGGCGAGTGAGATCAACACCGGTGAAAGCGAATACAAAAGCAAGTTCATGGCGTCAATGCACCACGGCAAACCAGAGCAAACCGAAAAACAGTTTGCTGCACAAGTGACTTGGGACGAAACCATGGCGGAATCTATCGTCAACTACCATCAGCAAAACCCCAACACGCAAGTTATCCATGTCGCAGGAAAATTTCATATTGAGCAGGGCTTAGGCACCGCTCACTCGATTCTGCGTCGTGATCCCTCCTTAAAGGTTGTGGTGATCTCTCCGGTATCAACCATCGATGAGCAAGGCAGCGATTACCAGTTGCTGGTTCTGGAACCGCCGGTACGTTATGTGCAAAAAAGCAATCAAATGAAGGCGTTTCAGGATTTAAAAAAACGTAATGACGATCTGACCTGCAAATAG
- the rlmA gene encoding 23S rRNA (guanine(745)-N(1))-methyltransferase — protein MAYQCPLCHLALEQAERTFKCSNNHQFDLAKEGYVNLMPAHHKRSKDPGDNKEMMQARRRFLEGNHYDPMRQKVAQLCRQYLQGTPHRLLDIGCGEGYYTDEVAKTLVAQHPEAKTFGLDISKIAIRFAAKRYPNVKFCVASSHRLPFADEALDGILRIYAPCKAEELARCIAENGVVITVTPAGRHLLQLKEKIYTELKLHSEEPEQIDGFTLEHQEKLNYVMDLAGQDAFDLLQMTPFAWKASDALRDELKSATLFQCEADFMLRVYRKTAK, from the coding sequence ATGGCGTATCAATGCCCCTTATGTCACCTTGCATTAGAGCAAGCAGAGCGCACGTTCAAATGTTCCAACAATCATCAATTTGACCTAGCCAAAGAAGGTTACGTTAACTTGATGCCTGCTCATCACAAACGTTCGAAAGATCCCGGTGACAACAAAGAGATGATGCAGGCTCGCCGCCGCTTCCTTGAAGGCAACCATTACGACCCAATGCGTCAAAAAGTGGCGCAACTTTGCCGCCAATACCTGCAAGGTACGCCGCACCGCCTACTTGATATTGGTTGTGGTGAAGGTTACTACACCGATGAAGTCGCTAAAACCTTGGTCGCGCAGCACCCAGAAGCCAAAACGTTTGGCTTGGACATTTCCAAAATCGCCATTCGTTTCGCAGCAAAACGCTACCCTAACGTTAAGTTTTGTGTCGCTTCAAGCCATCGACTCCCTTTTGCAGACGAAGCGTTGGACGGCATCTTACGCATCTACGCACCATGCAAAGCCGAAGAGCTGGCGCGATGCATTGCTGAGAATGGCGTTGTGATCACCGTGACGCCTGCAGGCCGCCACTTGCTGCAATTGAAAGAGAAGATTTACACCGAGCTCAAACTGCATAGCGAAGAGCCAGAGCAAATTGATGGATTTACGCTCGAACACCAAGAAAAGCTCAATTACGTAATGGACTTAGCAGGCCAAGATGCGTTTGATTTACTGCAAATGACCCCATTTGCTTGGAAAGCCAGCGATGCTCTTCGTGACGAGCTAAAGTCCGCTACACTGTTCCAGTGTGAGGCCGATTTCATGTTGCGCGTTTACCGCAAAACGGCAAAATAA
- the folD gene encoding bifunctional methylenetetrahydrofolate dehydrogenase/methenyltetrahydrofolate cyclohydrolase FolD gives MTAQNIDGTLISQTVRSEVAARVKARVAAGLRAPGLAVVLVGEDPASQVYVGSKRRACEEVGFVSKSFDLPASTSEEELLALIDELNNDAEIDGILVQLPLPAGIDSTHVLESIHPEKDVDGFHPYNVGRLAQRIPKLRSCTPKGIITLLERYNIALRGKHAVIVGASNIVGRPMTLELLLAGCTTTTCHRFTKDLEGHVRQADVLVVAVGKPNFIPGEWVKEGAIVVDVGINRLESGKLIGDVEYNKARERASFITPVPGGVGPMTVASLIENTMLACEQYHTK, from the coding sequence ATGACTGCTCAAAATATCGATGGAACTCTCATTTCCCAAACTGTTCGATCCGAAGTCGCTGCTCGCGTAAAAGCTCGTGTAGCTGCGGGATTACGTGCGCCTGGCTTAGCCGTTGTGTTGGTTGGCGAAGATCCAGCGTCTCAAGTTTACGTTGGCAGCAAGCGTCGCGCGTGTGAGGAAGTGGGCTTTGTCTCTAAATCGTTTGATCTTCCCGCTTCTACTTCAGAAGAAGAACTCCTGGCGCTGATCGATGAGCTCAATAATGATGCTGAAATCGACGGTATTCTGGTTCAACTTCCTCTTCCAGCGGGGATCGACAGCACGCACGTTCTAGAAAGCATTCATCCAGAGAAAGATGTGGATGGTTTCCACCCGTACAACGTTGGCCGCTTAGCGCAACGCATCCCTAAACTGCGTTCGTGTACACCAAAAGGCATTATTACGCTGCTTGAGCGTTACAACATCGCACTGCGTGGTAAGCATGCGGTGATCGTGGGTGCATCAAACATTGTTGGCCGCCCAATGACACTCGAACTTCTGCTGGCGGGTTGTACCACAACCACCTGTCACCGCTTCACTAAAGATCTTGAAGGTCATGTTCGCCAAGCTGATGTGCTGGTGGTTGCGGTCGGTAAGCCGAATTTTATTCCTGGTGAATGGGTTAAAGAAGGCGCGATCGTGGTCGATGTCGGCATCAACCGCCTTGAATCGGGTAAGCTGATTGGTGATGTGGAGTATAATAAGGCTCGTGAACGCGCCAGCTTCATTACTCCAGTACCCGGAGGTGTTGGCCCAATGACGGTGGCCAGCCTCATCGAAAACACCATGCTTGCTTGCGAGCAATACCACACCAAATAA
- a CDS encoding competence protein CoiA family protein — protein MSSFQVLMPFARSNSSNRIVGIEQVERGDDCNCHCLSCGTPVTARLGNINQWHFAHRTDKNTTSSECEFSPVTALALIIRQQLPTLVNFDLDEWDFNDVQWEVECTKFGVQVDAFTKDLTSNISVVMDIPFESSPHLLPEAVPHDIDIILRVNTHKLANDLYPTKSPIRLLNSEGVFSYLLKHWEELVEMLRWPQSTIEQPCEDTEVAENSIKTNDPICLCCGEKTARYGRGLLCEECVWKEVGSQFNSISEMVVFYRKNSN, from the coding sequence ATGTCTTCATTTCAAGTTCTTATGCCTTTCGCTCGCAGTAACAGTTCAAACCGAATAGTGGGGATTGAGCAAGTGGAGCGTGGCGATGATTGCAACTGTCATTGTTTATCATGTGGAACCCCAGTTACTGCGAGGTTGGGAAATATCAACCAATGGCACTTTGCACACCGTACCGATAAAAATACAACAAGTTCTGAGTGTGAATTCTCCCCCGTTACTGCATTGGCTCTGATTATAAGGCAACAGCTCCCAACTCTAGTTAACTTTGATTTAGATGAGTGGGATTTTAATGATGTGCAATGGGAGGTTGAATGTACCAAATTTGGAGTTCAAGTTGATGCATTCACTAAAGACTTAACCTCTAACATATCGGTAGTAATGGATATCCCTTTCGAGAGCAGTCCCCATTTATTACCAGAAGCAGTACCTCACGATATCGACATTATCCTGAGAGTAAATACGCATAAGTTAGCTAACGATCTTTACCCAACTAAAAGTCCTATCAGGCTTCTTAACTCTGAAGGTGTTTTTAGCTACCTTTTAAAGCACTGGGAAGAACTTGTCGAAATGCTTCGTTGGCCTCAGTCAACCATAGAACAACCATGTGAAGATACAGAGGTTGCAGAAAACAGTATAAAGACCAATGATCCTATCTGCCTATGCTGTGGTGAGAAAACAGCAAGATATGGACGAGGGCTTCTTTGTGAAGAGTGTGTTTGGAAAGAGGTTGGTAGCCAATTTAATTCAATCAGTGAGATGGTTGTGTTTTATAGGAAAAACTCTAATTAA
- a CDS encoding SAVED domain-containing protein: MNLLTYIVVQTINWLFRKRSPALLIFRTGAYFFPITLMGGVAFNVQYVTASQLISLDVAGSDVPALLVSIGFYFSILLMAIGLAWEIVRSVIEHRQLAKQIVFAIEQRGLVNTSDTPLSEHVQKKYKGRNISNTVIDIRDSLANGTVSQPKLALKKFLNLEHSIEERRNSVAAEDFHIVYGGLVPVPFAFLSGYLLDDESHIEVLDWDRQLSSWKELDPISDDNEKFEKTIKHADSKESIVLAVSFSYPVDEKAIDLCFPKMPQIHLKLREKRFDNHWSSKKQSRLAYDLIQEVKNLMEEGYNDIHLVLASQNSVAFKFGQAYDRRNLPHITIYQYEKDNKIPYPWGVSITNLPHAEPSIRLTEFNDDLEQAV; this comes from the coding sequence ATGAACCTTTTGACTTACATCGTTGTTCAGACCATCAACTGGCTATTCAGAAAGCGCTCTCCTGCCTTATTAATTTTCAGGACAGGAGCCTATTTCTTCCCGATAACATTGATGGGAGGCGTAGCATTCAATGTTCAATACGTAACAGCTAGCCAACTCATTAGCCTTGACGTTGCTGGCTCTGATGTCCCTGCTCTACTCGTTTCTATCGGTTTTTATTTCAGTATACTCCTAATGGCAATTGGGCTAGCTTGGGAGATAGTCCGCTCAGTTATAGAACACCGACAATTGGCTAAACAAATTGTATTCGCTATTGAGCAAAGAGGACTCGTAAACACATCTGACACCCCTCTATCAGAGCACGTTCAGAAAAAATACAAAGGCCGAAATATTTCCAATACAGTAATAGATATCCGAGACAGTCTTGCTAATGGCACAGTAAGCCAACCCAAATTAGCACTTAAGAAATTCCTCAATCTAGAGCACTCTATAGAAGAGCGAAGAAATAGTGTTGCTGCTGAAGATTTTCACATTGTTTATGGTGGTTTAGTTCCTGTTCCTTTTGCTTTCCTATCAGGATATTTGTTGGATGATGAGTCTCATATTGAAGTGCTCGACTGGGACCGACAACTATCAAGCTGGAAAGAACTCGATCCGATTAGTGACGACAATGAGAAGTTTGAAAAGACAATAAAGCATGCTGATAGCAAAGAATCTATCGTTCTTGCTGTATCTTTCTCTTACCCTGTTGATGAGAAAGCTATTGACCTCTGTTTCCCAAAGATGCCACAGATACATTTGAAACTGAGGGAAAAGCGTTTTGATAATCACTGGTCAAGTAAAAAGCAAAGTCGTTTAGCTTATGATTTGATCCAAGAAGTTAAAAATCTCATGGAAGAAGGCTATAACGATATACACCTCGTATTAGCTTCTCAAAACAGCGTAGCATTCAAATTTGGTCAAGCGTACGACAGACGGAACCTTCCTCACATTACGATTTACCAATACGAAAAAGATAACAAAATCCCTTACCCATGGGGAGTATCAATTACTAACTTACCCCACGCAGAGCCATCTATTAGACTGACCGAGTTTAATGATGACTTAGAGCAAGCCGTATAA
- a CDS encoding nucleotidyltransferase: MQDQGFKSLRQLSASDKEFCFEMISHITSNLDLTETQLSQLKTAYRAIGSYLANQGGELAECHIYAQGSVGIGTSVKPIDEDSDMDIDLVLHLPSQHYPTTTDEANELLFNLIRVLKDSQRYGDKIENVPKRRCVTLQYGGIEGQGFHMDITPCMPEDMDSPNHKSKVRVADIKDANSPSHPYGYRKWFRSACSKEIRWNRKSNYRSNSDIYAGTVEPLPGQGRKTVLQIVVQLLKRHRDMWKQNKQNVYGDCAPISIIITTLAGLAYEKCSNSNKEYQNPFDLMLDVLEEMPNFISHQYQSNGTVKYTIRNPALPTENFADKWHEKPMLPQAFKAWYTQVTEDLAKLLELDQGLDKTIERSREMFGSQAARGIQAKLADTLTERRAKNRAVVSSIGLGVSNAATATPVPKHNFYGDV; the protein is encoded by the coding sequence GTGCAAGATCAAGGTTTCAAATCACTAAGACAACTAAGTGCAAGCGATAAAGAATTTTGTTTCGAGATGATCTCTCATATCACATCGAACCTAGACTTGACCGAGACACAGTTGTCTCAATTGAAGACGGCTTACCGAGCAATCGGATCCTACTTGGCAAACCAAGGGGGCGAGCTAGCGGAATGCCACATTTATGCTCAAGGTAGTGTTGGTATTGGCACATCCGTAAAACCGATTGATGAAGACTCAGACATGGATATAGATCTGGTGCTCCACTTACCAAGTCAGCACTATCCAACCACTACTGATGAAGCCAACGAGCTACTCTTCAATTTGATACGAGTGCTGAAAGACTCTCAACGATACGGTGACAAAATAGAGAATGTGCCAAAACGCAGATGTGTCACTCTGCAATATGGAGGTATCGAAGGCCAGGGGTTCCACATGGACATCACCCCTTGCATGCCTGAAGATATGGATTCGCCAAACCATAAGAGCAAAGTAAGAGTTGCAGACATCAAGGATGCCAATAGTCCTTCTCATCCATACGGATATAGGAAGTGGTTCCGAAGCGCGTGTAGTAAAGAGATTCGCTGGAATAGAAAAAGCAACTACAGATCTAATAGTGATATATATGCGGGGACAGTAGAACCATTACCTGGTCAGGGTCGAAAGACTGTACTTCAGATTGTAGTTCAGCTTCTCAAGCGACATAGAGACATGTGGAAACAAAATAAGCAGAACGTTTATGGCGATTGCGCTCCAATAAGCATAATTATTACGACTCTAGCAGGTCTAGCTTATGAAAAGTGCTCAAACTCTAACAAGGAGTACCAAAACCCATTTGATCTGATGTTAGATGTACTTGAAGAAATGCCAAACTTCATTTCCCATCAATATCAGTCTAACGGTACTGTAAAGTACACTATTCGCAACCCAGCACTTCCTACGGAGAATTTTGCAGATAAATGGCATGAGAAACCGATGTTACCCCAAGCATTTAAAGCGTGGTATACGCAGGTTACTGAAGACCTAGCAAAACTACTTGAATTAGATCAAGGGCTTGATAAAACCATTGAGCGTTCAAGAGAAATGTTTGGTTCTCAAGCAGCAAGAGGCATCCAAGCCAAACTTGCGGACACTCTGACTGAACGACGAGCTAAAAATCGTGCGGTAGTTTCTTCTATTGGCTTAGGAGTATCCAATGCAGCCACTGCCACCCCCGTTCCTAAACACAACTTCTACGGTGATGTATAG
- a CDS encoding WYL domain-containing protein — protein MENSSQADITSETTSINARLAYIDFKLFFTGRVSRADLKDAFGIAEAAASRVLTEYSKRRPNNKTQKTNTIIRKSFEPLTDIDGELALGMLANGFNSNKIFGVTELAYEKIGKFPNQMNTNEVAMITRAISGKYAISCNYLSENSSNHQTRTLVPLAIMYDGTSWMFRAFDRSEVKKNKFKNFHFARVRNVVEEHESKESRQHDHEALAQDKLWNLRLPLILKLHPSLSEVDKQKVRTDFGIPEDKDEVYVTERAAFRWIVEKKWYIDARSNEEKREDKQSRFYKFELSNLEMIKQMEQAYGVFQGSCHHSLSY, from the coding sequence ATGGAAAACAGTTCTCAAGCAGACATCACATCAGAGACAACCTCTATTAACGCTCGTTTAGCTTATATTGACTTTAAGTTGTTTTTTACAGGGCGTGTTAGTCGGGCTGATCTTAAAGATGCGTTTGGAATTGCAGAAGCAGCCGCTTCCCGAGTTCTTACTGAATACTCCAAACGTAGGCCAAACAACAAAACTCAAAAAACGAATACGATTATCAGGAAATCCTTCGAACCATTGACAGATATAGATGGTGAATTGGCGCTTGGCATGCTTGCCAATGGATTTAATAGCAACAAGATCTTCGGTGTGACTGAGCTTGCCTATGAAAAGATTGGCAAGTTTCCCAACCAAATGAATACCAATGAAGTCGCTATGATTACTAGGGCGATATCGGGTAAGTATGCGATTTCCTGCAACTATCTTTCTGAAAACAGCTCTAATCATCAAACTAGAACCTTGGTTCCGTTGGCAATTATGTATGATGGAACCAGTTGGATGTTCAGAGCATTTGATCGTTCAGAAGTCAAAAAGAATAAATTTAAAAACTTCCATTTTGCTCGTGTTAGGAATGTGGTTGAAGAACATGAATCTAAGGAGTCTAGGCAGCATGATCATGAGGCTTTAGCTCAAGATAAGTTGTGGAACTTAAGGTTACCTTTGATCTTAAAACTCCACCCCTCGTTGTCAGAGGTGGACAAGCAAAAAGTAAGAACTGACTTTGGTATACCTGAAGATAAAGATGAGGTTTATGTTACAGAGAGAGCTGCATTTAGATGGATTGTTGAGAAAAAGTGGTATATCGATGCTCGGTCAAATGAAGAAAAGCGAGAGGATAAGCAAAGTCGTTTTTATAAGTTCGAGCTAAGCAACTTGGAAATGATAAAACAAATGGAACAGGCCTACGGCGTTTTTCAAGGTAGTTGTCATCATTCGCTTAGTTATTAA
- a CDS encoding IS3 family transposase (programmed frameshift): MNRIPTERKEAILKKLLPPYSMSVSQVAKEEGISTATLYHWRQQLRRSGAAVPNSHTSSEQWSAQTKLAIVAETYSMTENELSQYCREKGLFPEQVQGWRSECMQGFMSAKEREAEAKKQAKADKLEIKELKKELRFKEKALAETAALLVLRKKPESLLRGRARGRLTSTDERQYLLTLIHDAKRSGCRLEYACNEVQIDLRTYRRWYQRGEIRTDKRPTCVRPVPANKLSPQERNAIIEVCNRPEYASLPPTQIVPTLLDNGEYIASESSYYRVLKAEGQLHTRGRQRSRQRQAKPTSYTATGPNQVYTWDITYLPSVVKGQHYYLYVIEDIYSRKIVGYDVYECECGELASQLLQRTLMREQCFNQPLVLHSDNGAPMKSLTFRAKMDELGITSSYSRPRVSDDNPYVESLFRTVKYMPSWPTKGFEQLDASRSWVEAFVRWYNTEHKHSKLNYVTPSERHSGKDSEILRRRSDVLSIARERHPERWSGKIRNCEPVGEVHLNPERKAA, encoded by the exons TTGAATCGCATTCCAACAGAAAGAAAAGAAGCCATATTGAAGAAGCTACTGCCTCCTTATTCAATGTCTGTAAGCCAAGTAGCAAAAGAGGAAGGTATTAGCACTGCCACCCTGTATCATTGGCGGCAGCAACTTAGACGTTCAGGAGCCGCTGTGCCAAATAGTCATACTTCATCAGAGCAGTGGTCTGCTCAAACTAAACTCGCCATTGTCGCTGAAACTTACTCGATGACGGAGAATGAACTCAGTCAGTATTGCCGCGAGAAAGGCTTGTTCCCTGAACAAGTGCAAGGTTGGCGAAGTGAGTGTATGCAAGGGTTTATGTCTGCTAAAGAGCGTGAGGCTGAAGCCAAGAAACAAGCTAAAGCTGACAAACTTGAAATTAAAGAGCTGAAAAAAGAGTTACGCTTTAAAGAAAAAGCGTTAGCGGAAACGGCGGCGCTATTGGTTCTTCGAAAAAAGC CTGAGAGCCTTTTACGGGGAAGAGCCAGAGGAAGATTAACCTCAACCGATGAAAGGCAATACTTGCTCACTCTTATCCACGATGCCAAGCGAAGTGGCTGCCGTCTAGAGTACGCCTGCAATGAAGTTCAAATCGACTTGAGAACGTATCGACGCTGGTATCAGCGAGGTGAAATACGGACAGACAAAAGACCGACCTGCGTTAGACCTGTGCCTGCTAACAAGCTATCACCGCAAGAGCGCAATGCGATTATTGAGGTGTGCAACCGCCCTGAATACGCAAGTTTACCACCAACTCAAATTGTCCCGACGTTGCTTGATAATGGTGAGTATATTGCTTCAGAGTCGAGCTACTATCGGGTTTTGAAAGCAGAAGGTCAGCTTCATACCCGAGGTCGTCAGCGAAGTCGACAAAGGCAGGCCAAGCCAACAAGTTATACGGCAACAGGTCCCAATCAGGTGTACACATGGGACATTACGTACTTGCCATCTGTGGTTAAGGGACAGCACTATTACCTCTACGTGATTGAAGATATCTATAGCCGAAAAATCGTTGGCTATGATGTCTACGAATGTGAATGCGGTGAGTTAGCGTCACAGTTATTGCAGCGGACGCTGATGCGCGAGCAATGCTTTAATCAGCCACTGGTACTTCACTCGGACAATGGTGCGCCAATGAAGTCACTGACGTTCAGAGCGAAAATGGATGAGCTTGGTATTACTTCATCATACAGTCGCCCGAGAGTCAGTGATGATAACCCGTATGTTGAGTCGCTGTTCCGCACAGTGAAGTACATGCCTAGCTGGCCAACAAAAGGCTTTGAACAACTCGATGCAAGTCGTAGTTGGGTTGAGGCGTTCGTACGTTGGTACAACACCGAGCACAAGCACAGTAAGTTAAATTACGTTACGCCATCAGAGCGTCACAGTGGTAAAGATAGCGAGATTTTAAGACGTCGTTCGGATGTGTTGTCGATAGCAAGAGAGCGACACCCAGAGCGTTGGTCAGGCAAGATAAGGAACTGTGAACCCGTTGGTGAGGTTCATCTAAATCCAGAAAGAAAAGCCGCTTAA